In the genome of Mycoplasma seminis, one region contains:
- a CDS encoding lipoprotein 17-related variable surface protein, protein MKKSMFLVISTASAVVSTPLLLASCESTTQKLVKQPKTNKQQVLKQKTLNELFTEGLNSVHFDLQDNDLLKLYPSEIKYQNLKITKNSSSDIIFQFSGDLIPDDVNGNLKINFYFTAKDPKTSKWIKSEVKSLSLSGFKNLKTVAQEQLNKLTYNFEDQNNTSLLPNAIVNRNKVTFSPLESDRLHVVSQFDADDENGNVTLSYKLRSFNPSYETQSISKTFSGFKTTLQDQREKELVKMNQISASLNNISLKSSIIKKQTRPRNITLEDFNLPQNESYKLSLNSITPNDDKGSLDVSFKVISNKFNDIVSNDKTITLTGLLTTEEYNKQSDASFLKTLNESFASFIYSGLAKNTTLASETLDNQYSAENNKNKVTIVSLDKSDILGRTLITYTMNATNSETNSELTSEAKTFEIDGFITQGSIQEQLDEKLSLLSSLELSSIDKPNTQASHVTKQNIVSLSDNNFDFIINSLEANDQDGSLQVSVKFVSKKNWQLHSNDKTITIDGFLTNAEIIRRSDAAFLNELNSKQVSFNFTGENKDNTLPTNATEKEKYASSIQPDVNVEILRLIPNNDLGQITIKYSLNAVNPESKNTITVSEPKEVTLSGFLTTEAHNIQQENIRLNSLLQNVTVDLNPKFNKSQNKASKLNSMDLISANLAANSNAVLKFNIIGDDENGVATIEYYLVSNSEKLVLSHSDKKIINISGFYTREQERLNKLIDSINTFDSKDISLEPSVFNKETFMGYYQDNKYAREVTKPDKLDNFINLSIENTKIIIESIKIQEDLINNDLFNLEIKFHLNSLKYNNTVSKSKTVVVNGIDLIAQKYLENYYLPKLQSLKFKSGYVVNPKICTFIQ, encoded by the coding sequence ATGAAGAAATCAATGTTTTTAGTTATCTCAACAGCCTCAGCAGTTGTATCAACTCCTTTATTATTAGCTTCATGCGAAAGCACTACTCAAAAACTCGTGAAGCAACCTAAAACAAATAAGCAACAAGTCTTAAAGCAAAAAACTTTAAATGAATTATTTACTGAAGGTTTAAATTCAGTACATTTTGACTTACAAGATAATGACTTATTAAAACTTTACCCAAGTGAAATAAAGTACCAAAATTTAAAAATTACTAAAAATTCAAGCAGTGATATTATTTTTCAATTTAGTGGTGATTTAATCCCCGATGATGTAAATGGTAATTTAAAAATAAATTTTTACTTTACTGCTAAAGATCCTAAAACTAGCAAGTGGATTAAATCAGAAGTTAAATCATTATCATTAAGTGGATTTAAAAATTTAAAAACAGTCGCACAAGAGCAACTTAATAAGCTTACATATAATTTTGAAGACCAAAATAATACTAGTTTACTTCCTAATGCAATTGTAAATAGAAATAAAGTGACTTTTTCTCCTTTAGAATCTGATAGATTACATGTTGTAAGTCAGTTTGATGCAGATGATGAAAACGGAAATGTAACATTATCTTACAAATTAAGATCTTTTAATCCAAGTTATGAAACTCAAAGTATTTCTAAAACATTTAGTGGATTTAAAACAACTTTACAAGATCAAAGAGAAAAAGAACTTGTTAAAATGAATCAAATTTCAGCTAGCTTAAACAACATTTCTTTAAAAAGTTCAATTATTAAAAAGCAAACTAGACCTAGAAATATTACACTTGAAGATTTCAACTTACCTCAAAACGAATCATATAAGTTGAGTCTTAATTCAATTACGCCTAATGATGACAAAGGAAGCTTAGATGTAAGTTTTAAAGTAATTTCGAACAAATTTAACGATATTGTTTCGAATGATAAGACTATTACACTTACAGGATTATTAACCACTGAAGAATACAATAAACAATCAGATGCAAGTTTTCTCAAAACTCTTAATGAATCTTTTGCAAGCTTTATTTATTCAGGCCTAGCTAAAAATACTACCCTTGCTTCTGAAACTTTAGATAATCAATACAGTGCCGAAAACAATAAAAACAAAGTAACAATTGTTTCATTAGATAAAAGTGATATTTTAGGTAGAACTTTAATTACCTACACTATGAATGCAACTAATAGTGAAACAAATTCTGAATTAACTTCTGAAGCTAAAACATTTGAAATCGATGGTTTTATAACACAAGGAAGTATTCAAGAACAACTTGATGAAAAACTTTCATTACTTTCAAGCCTAGAATTAAGCTCTATTGATAAACCTAACACACAGGCTTCTCATGTAACTAAGCAAAATATTGTTTCATTAAGTGATAATAATTTTGATTTTATTATTAATTCATTAGAAGCAAATGATCAAGATGGAAGCTTACAAGTTTCTGTTAAATTTGTATCTAAAAAGAATTGACAACTACATTCAAATGATAAAACTATTACTATTGATGGATTTTTAACAAACGCTGAAATTATTCGTCGTTCTGATGCTGCATTTTTAAATGAATTAAACTCAAAACAAGTTTCATTTAATTTTACTGGTGAAAATAAAGATAACACTTTGCCTACAAATGCAACTGAAAAAGAAAAATATGCATCATCAATACAACCTGATGTTAATGTAGAAATTCTTAGGCTTATCCCTAATAATGACTTAGGACAAATTACAATTAAATATTCATTAAATGCAGTTAATCCAGAAAGTAAAAACACTATTACTGTAAGTGAACCTAAAGAGGTTACTTTAAGTGGTTTTTTAACCACTGAAGCGCACAATATTCAGCAAGAAAACATACGCCTTAATTCATTGTTACAAAATGTAACTGTAGACTTAAATCCTAAATTCAATAAATCTCAAAATAAGGCTTCTAAATTAAATTCCATGGATTTAATTTCAGCAAATCTAGCCGCAAACTCAAATGCTGTATTAAAATTCAACATTATTGGAGATGATGAAAATGGTGTGGCTACAATTGAATACTATTTAGTTTCAAATAGCGAAAAGTTAGTACTATCTCATAGTGATAAAAAAATAATTAATATTAGTGGATTTTACACTAGAGAACAAGAAAGATTAAATAAACTAATTGATTCAATTAATACTTTTGATTCAAAAGATATTTCACTAGAACCATCAGTTTTTAATAAAGAAACATTTATGGGATATTATCAAGATAATAAATATGCTAGGGAAGTCACAAAACCAGATAAGCTAGATAACTTTATTAATCTTTCTATCGAAAACACGAAAATTATTATTGAATCAATTAAAATTCAAGAGGACCTTATAAATAATGATTTATTTAATTTAGAGATTAAATTTCATTTAAATAGTCTTAAATATAATAATACTGTTTCAAAAAGTAAGACAGTTGTTGTGAACGGTATTGATTTAATTGCTCAAAAATATTTAGAAAATTATTACTTGCCTAAATTACAATCACTTAAATTTAAATCAGGATATGTAGTGAACCCCAAAATTTGTACCTTCATTCAATAA
- a CDS encoding IS3 family transposase translates to MFAASQIRKSHYYYWEKHFLTPIDKDFELKETIQKIFEESNKTYGYRRITMELHNRSINVNHKKVLKLMKLLNLVVYRRKHKKYSSYKGQIGPIADNLIQRNFISKKPLEKLFTDITEFKLFDDLKVYLSLVVDGFNGEILSAAVSLSPNLQLIKDTFEPLIKSRNLSGCIIHSDQGWHYQHKYFVNLLKANNIIQSMSRKGNSPDNGLVEILIWNNKIGILLPKQKQFHRS, encoded by the coding sequence TTATTTGCTGCTTCGCAAATAAGAAAATCTCATTATTACTATTGAGAAAAACATTTTTTAACTCCTATTGATAAGGATTTTGAATTAAAAGAAACAATTCAAAAGATATTTGAAGAAAGTAACAAAACTTATGGTTACAGAAGAATCACTATGGAATTACACAACAGAAGTATTAATGTAAATCATAAAAAGGTTCTAAAACTAATGAAATTACTTAATTTAGTCGTTTATAGAAGAAAACATAAGAAATATTCATCTTACAAAGGACAAATAGGACCGATTGCAGATAATTTAATCCAAAGAAATTTCATAAGCAAGAAACCTTTAGAAAAGCTTTTTACAGATATCACAGAATTTAAACTTTTTGATGATTTAAAGGTTTATTTATCTTTAGTAGTAGATGGATTTAATGGTGAAATTTTATCAGCCGCCGTTTCATTGAGTCCTAATTTACAATTAATAAAAGATACTTTTGAACCATTAATTAAAAGCAGAAATTTAAGTGGTTGCATAATTCATTCAGACCAAGGCTGACATTATCAACATAAATATTTTGTTAACTTATTAAAAGCTAACAATATTATCCAAAGTATGTCAAGAAAAGGAAATAGTCCGGATAATGGATTAGTTGAAATCCTTATTTGGAACAATAAAATTGGAATTCTTTTACCCAAACAAAAACAATTTCACAGATCTTAA
- a CDS encoding IS3 family transposase has translation MEFFYPNKNNFTDLNNFVEKLFDYLDFYNNKRIKIRLKGKTQLSTEKILKI, from the coding sequence TTGGAATTCTTTTACCCAAACAAAAACAATTTCACAGATCTTAATAATTTTGTGGAAAAATTATTTGACTATCTTGACTTTTATAACAATAAAAGAATTAAAATTAGATTGAAAGGAAAAACCCAATTGAGTACAGAAAAGATTTTGAAAATCTAA
- a CDS encoding IS1634 family transposase: MKNKFIVIKHKRKDYTYISIATSNGYGKGYGNQVGIGRLEKLEELSSDPINVIKNVCETLSITEFKRKNQAKYYVCIKFFKTEVYNVNYGINILYDLINKFEIFDALPKTRHKELNKILKYTIASRIIDANSYISIHKNKYKYEDAPNTSKDSYYALLNLIYDNKENLLKRINEKVIKNTSRKVELVFYDLTTMYFESFSRLGLRHSGYSKDGKFKEDQVVVGMATDENGIPIHIETFKGNTANSKTFIPFVLEMSKIYEIKNVTIIADKGMSTSSNIRFLEQKGINYIISYRLKSGAKSFKDFVLDESNYVGNENFKHKEETIVSLYNKKRPNGKLRRRIVTFSKKRALKDKADRQNLIDNFNKLKNKNGLVETGKLTGGKKYKFFKKVGKAFYELDYKKVQEDSQFDGYYIYETSRMDLTSEEIVEIYAKQWQIEENFRTMKSSLQVRPMYVWTDKHIEAHILLCFMSLVIMKFLLYSVNKTLKDTGVIDRFSNERVIKAIKSAEKVVKVVDGQIKEEIYIRNTQNSDYISDFETIQTIFSKIVQVI; this comes from the coding sequence ATGAAAAATAAGTTTATAGTTATCAAACACAAAAGAAAAGATTACACATATATTTCTATTGCAACATCAAATGGTTATGGAAAAGGATATGGTAACCAAGTTGGTATTGGTAGATTAGAAAAATTAGAAGAGCTATCATCAGATCCGATAAATGTAATAAAAAATGTTTGTGAAACATTATCAATTACTGAATTCAAAAGAAAAAATCAAGCAAAGTATTATGTTTGCATTAAATTCTTCAAAACAGAAGTTTACAATGTAAACTATGGGATAAATATCCTTTATGATTTGATTAATAAATTTGAAATATTTGATGCACTCCCAAAAACAAGACATAAAGAGCTTAATAAAATTCTAAAATACACAATTGCAAGCAGAATAATTGATGCAAATAGTTATATTTCAATACATAAAAATAAGTATAAATATGAAGATGCTCCAAACACTAGCAAAGATAGTTATTATGCCTTATTAAATCTTATCTATGATAATAAAGAAAACTTATTAAAAAGAATTAACGAAAAAGTTATTAAAAATACATCAAGAAAAGTTGAACTAGTTTTCTATGATTTAACAACTATGTATTTTGAAAGTTTTTCACGTTTAGGTCTTAGACATAGTGGTTATTCAAAAGATGGAAAATTTAAAGAAGACCAAGTTGTTGTCGGTATGGCTACAGATGAAAATGGTATTCCCATTCATATCGAAACCTTTAAAGGAAATACTGCAAATTCTAAAACTTTCATTCCTTTTGTATTAGAAATGAGCAAAATTTATGAAATAAAAAATGTAACAATAATTGCTGATAAAGGTATGTCTACATCAAGTAACATAAGATTTTTAGAACAAAAAGGGATAAATTACATAATTTCTTATCGTTTAAAATCGGGTGCAAAATCATTTAAAGATTTTGTTTTAGATGAAAGTAACTATGTAGGTAATGAAAACTTTAAACACAAAGAAGAAACAATTGTTTCTCTATACAATAAAAAACGTCCTAATGGAAAATTAAGACGTAGAATAGTTACATTTAGCAAAAAAAGAGCTTTAAAAGATAAAGCTGATAGACAAAACTTAATTGATAATTTTAATAAATTGAAAAACAAAAATGGATTAGTTGAAACCGGTAAATTAACTGGTGGAAAGAAATACAAATTCTTCAAAAAAGTAGGTAAAGCTTTTTATGAATTAGACTATAAAAAGGTTCAAGAAGATAGTCAATTTGACGGTTATTATATTTATGAAACTTCGAGAATGGATTTAACGTCTGAAGAAATTGTTGAAATTTATGCAAAACAATGACAAATTGAAGAAAACTTCAGAACAATGAAATCATCATTACAAGTTAGACCTATGTATGTTTGAACAGATAAACATATTGAAGCACATATTTTATTATGTTTTATGTCTCTTGTTATCATGAAATTTTTACTTTACTCAGTTAACAAAACTCTAAAAGATACTGGTGTAATCGATAGATTTTCAAATGAAAGAGTTATAAAAGCAATTAAATCAGCTGAAAAAGTTGTAAAAGTTGTTGATGGTCAAATAAAAGAAGAAATTTATATACGAAATACTCAAAATTCAGATTATATTTCTGATTTCGAAACAATACAAACAATATTTTCAAAAATTGTACAAGTAATTTAG
- a CDS encoding deoxyribonuclease IV gives MILLGSHVPFKAPDYLVGSCQEAIYENANTMMIYLGAPQNVRRVDPEKYNLAKYEAKYANIIAKENIVVHAPYIVNPSNPDKAAFAVDFLVQEIQRMNYAGFKYLVLHPGAAVGHPIEEALDTLVDTLKEIIDRTENVVICLETMSGKGSEVGTNFEQLAHVLQWVDSDRVQICLDTCHVWDAGYDIQEYGEFKEELKKWDLLRRIKVIHLNDSKNEVASHKDRHANIGQGTIGLKTLQNFVFDPDFENIPIILETPVPESGPIYKEEIAMLLNKA, from the coding sequence ATGATCTTATTAGGTTCACACGTACCATTTAAAGCACCGGATTATTTAGTAGGTTCTTGTCAAGAAGCTATCTATGAAAATGCAAATACTATGATGATTTATTTAGGAGCGCCTCAAAATGTCAGAAGAGTCGATCCTGAAAAATATAATTTAGCTAAATATGAAGCTAAATATGCAAATATTATTGCAAAAGAAAACATCGTAGTGCATGCTCCATACATTGTTAATCCATCTAATCCGGATAAAGCTGCTTTTGCTGTAGACTTTTTAGTACAAGAAATTCAAAGAATGAATTATGCAGGATTCAAATACTTAGTGCTTCATCCAGGAGCTGCTGTTGGACATCCAATTGAAGAAGCGCTTGATACTTTAGTAGATACTTTAAAAGAAATTATTGATAGAACTGAAAATGTTGTTATTTGCCTTGAAACTATGTCTGGAAAAGGTTCAGAAGTAGGAACTAACTTTGAACAACTTGCGCATGTTTTACAATGAGTTGACTCAGATAGAGTACAAATTTGCCTTGATACATGTCACGTTTGAGATGCTGGATATGATATTCAAGAATACGGAGAATTTAAAGAAGAGCTTAAAAAATGAGATCTTTTAAGAAGAATTAAAGTTATCCACTTAAATGATTCAAAAAATGAAGTAGCTTCACATAAAGATCGTCATGCAAACATTGGACAAGGAACAATTGGGCTTAAAACATTGCAAAACTTTGTTTTTGATCCTGATTTTGAAAACATTCCAATTATTTTAGAAACACCTGTACCTGAAAGTGGACCAATTTACAAAGAAGAAATTGCAATGTTACTTAATAAGGCTTAA